Proteins from one Anastrepha obliqua isolate idAnaObli1 chromosome 2, idAnaObli1_1.0, whole genome shotgun sequence genomic window:
- the LOC129237318 gene encoding uncharacterized protein LOC129237318, translating into MMSERSSCQVLNAATNYIRAETLTPAAVKINDCKWQAGFYINRKQQQQQEKYQQRLQRRQNECEYNQRKLSTRKQFHHSCCHQNNVQKATNAKMLQQEQRQLAYGKTMHELTFPKYNQTANNLTKAKNINSNPTTKTSIMTTVLDSSIPRHQQMQQDSNTNTTANCMNDTNLASPPPPPASQNVGGLSGGTQPSTIGVNLRVTGQCSQGGRKYMEDYFSVAYQQSENAKDLEYAFIGIYDGHGGAEAATFAKEHLMMQIINQKSFWSDSDNDVLRAIREGYIATHYAMWRDQENWPKTANGLLSTAGTTATVAFIRREKIYIGHVGDSGIVLGYQNENEKFWRAKQLTVDHKPESAEERARIQRSGGKVVVKTGVPRVVWNRPRSAGHRGPIRPNTPIDEVPFLAVARSLGDLWSYNSMRNVFVVSPDPDVQVIKINPKTFRCLIFGTDGLWNVVTPQEAVETVYERECINERLQAYAHIDSSNIEWTNPSKGLVERALKTWASKRMRADNTSVVTVILYPPGNETANANCIGANALPYNNLPNGACGLEYAEVSAEVPATDCGITYEEIAEKHAMPEAFRDFDYFLEEEALNTSLQSLNADNSGPKYCNDELSYYHNWSWEERQSECVGDYNHHTATLTAHSDVSICSKAISGDDGITSNTTNHFIANEADENAVDGVHSGEVSDDTKKESNDLNYTHYSADTSSNSNMSSDVSNELGNASFMTFAESYNSFLNEQMSHDSSSSSNSNSNCQIISGTNEILQEQQRYQQQCMSEEEGYSLTKLETRREQQRCSGGVQTFKIFQTHGTSGTSYVPQRQPYENNRKQEQAEVQRQHAVGQSTPTPQLFLEETRELEEALTWETECSTLSTTMNRFLNYPPDPQKPLELNSLLQQEREEEQQVAYERLEMQRKLAHPVVVEELLENGSNNKLEAVQPLMHPAPIDDAEDVLIEEYIEDETESAERQQMEDNTAQKDARVQINEVSSSMSDQTECDSNSVKPLVAPLKQTSKVIEKIEKIEILPQKIESTKLERLVRHPLMPHKSSPLSHYKKTKGSAAMSTSVSASTSASSVPTTTSVTKKAEVASFDFTSRPPKACPGRTSLKRSQTQFPNIPNENARFSETTSSHELSKRRRYNEYVLGAVSSTSNNNDNNSTNNASSSDNNNCRNRRCNRTSSPGLHRNSSCAAIALEKRQLRSNSGTVDYSKRTLRTRNSLTKDLKAKAALTTTMRRVTTQFLHDTAVSLMNSRTALAQQRQRRSSDVNHAGSLTLSRNSSVTSNSCSGNSVGRRARAEKLLAASTDNLEAAFSHVINLRSRKVAHFAVAAAAAAAAASHTQPTRRSKGSVVGVAGGGSPLISSSAMVLRRERHNLRSLSTRNAASASLMSSNGQREFSYGKTTRSGGGGGLHAAGICPYGLASNATPTSKLLNGAAGVTVATRPRAHTLLMAKPTVGGGGGVATGSMGVRGGNGATPMTQPTSYGKRTTALRSGANSACATSMMLTRSGRNGRRLNR; encoded by the exons ATGATGAGCGAGCGTTCCAGTTGTCAAGTATTAAATGCAGCAACAAATTATATACGAGCGGAAACCCTGACGCCAGCGGCAGTCAAAATAAACGATTGTAAATGGCAAGCTGGTTTTTACATTAATcgaaagcagcagcagcagcaggaaaAATATCAGCAACGGCTACAGCGACGACAAAACGAGTGCGAGTACAATCAGCGAAAACTCTCGACTCGAAAACAATTTCACCATAGTTGTTGCCACCAGAACAACGTTCAGAAAGCAACTAATGCTAAAATGTTGCAACAAGAGCAACGCCAATTAGCTTATGGCAAAACTATGCATGAATTAACATTCCCGAAATATAATCAAACAgcaaacaatttaacaaaagctAAGAATATTAACAGTaacccaacaacaaaaacatctaTAATGACCACTGTACTTGACTCCAGTATTCCTCGTCATCAGCAAATGCAACAGGATAGCAACACGAACACAACAGCGAATTGCATGAATGACACAAACTTAGCATCGCCACCACCACCCCCAGCTTCGCAAAATGTTGGTGGTTTGAGTGGTGGTACTCAACCTTCAACCATCGGGGTCAATTTACGCGTCACAGGCCAATGCAGCCAGGGTGGGCGTAAATATATGGAGGATTACTTCTCGGTGGCCTATCAACAATCGGAGAATGCCAAAGATCTTGAGTATGCATTTATTGGCATTTACGATGGACATGGTGGCGCAGAGGCGGCTACATTTGCCAAAGAGCATCTTATGATGCAGATAATCAACCAGAAGTCCTTTTGGTCAGATTCGGATAACGATGTGTTGCGTGCAATACGCGAGGGATACATTGCGACGCACTATGCAATGTGGCGGGATCAAG AAAATTGGCCAAAAACAGCCAACGGCTTGCTCAGCACAGCGGGTACAACTGCCACCGTTGCCTTCATACGCCGTGAGAAGATTTACATTGGGCATGTCGGGGATTCGGGCATTGTACTCGGCTATCAGAACGAGAATGAAAAATTCTGGCGCGCTAAACAGCTTACTGTCGATCATAAACCAGAATCCGCAGAGGAACGTGCACGTATACAACGTTCAGGTGGTAAAGTGGTAGTCAAGACCGGTGTACCGCGAGTCGTGTGGAATCGGCCGCGTAGTG cTGGTCACAGAGGACCCATACGGCCCAATACACCCATTGATGAAGTTCCCTTCTTGGCAGTAGCACGTAGTCTAGGTGACCTCTGGAGCTATAATTCCATGCGCAATGTATTTGTAGTTAGTCCAGATCCAGATGTGCAAGTAATCAAAATAAATCCAAAGACTTTTAG ATGCTTGATTTTTGGTACGGATGGTTTGTGGAATGTTGTAACCCCACAAGAGGCAGTCGAAACCGTTTACGAAAGAGAATGCATTAATGAACGTCTCCAAGCATATGCGCATATCGATAGCAGCAATATTGAATGGACGAACCCCAGTAAGGGCTTGGTAGAGCGCGCATTAAAGACATGGGCCTCTAAAAGGATGCGCGCTGATAATACGTCCGTCGTCACGGTCATACTTTATCCGCCTGGCAATGAAACAGCAAATGCTAACTGCATTGGTGCGAATGCGTTGCCATATAACAACTTACCAAACGGCGCATGTGGTCTGGAGTATGCAGAAGTAAGTGCCGAAGTCCCCGCAACCGATTGTGGTATTACTTATGAGGAAATAGCAGAAAAACATGCCATGCCTGAAGCCTTCCGCGATTTCGATTACTTCCTTGAAGAGGAAGCGCTGAACACCTCACTACAGTCGCTCAATGCCGATAACAGTGGCCCAAAATATTGCAATGACGAGCTATCGTATTATCATAATTGGAGTTGGGAGGAGCGTCAGTCGGAATGTGTGGGCGATTATAATCACCATACGGCGACTTTAACAGCGCACAGCGATGTTAGCATTTGCAGTAAGGCCATATCAGGCGACGATGGTATCACAAGTAATACTACTAATCATTTTATAGCAAATGAAGCTGATGAAAATGCTGTGGACGGCGTGCATAGTGGCGAAGTTAGTGATGACACAAAAAAGGAGTCCAACGATCTTAATTATACCCATTACAGCGCTGACACTTCATCCAACTCGAATATGTCAAGCGATGTGAGCAATGAATTAGGCAATGCAAGCTTTATGACATTTGCTGAGTCCTATAATTCATTTCTAAATGAACAAATGTCACATGACAGCTCAAGTAGCTCCAACTCCAATTCAAATTGTCAGATTATTAGCGGCACGAATGAAATATTACAGGAACAACAGCGCTATCAACAGCAATGCATGTCCGAGGAGGAAGGCTATTCGCTAACTAAGCTAGAAACTCGGCGCGAGCAACAACGCTGCAGTGGTGGTGTGCAGacattcaaaattttccaaactcaTGGCACAAGTGGCACAAGTTACGTGCCGCAACGCCAGCCTTACGAAAACAATCGCAAACAAGAACAAGCGGAAGTGCAGCGACAACACGCAGTCGGGCAGTCCACACCTACGCCGCAACTATTCCTTGAAGAGACACGCGAATTGGAGGAAGCGCTTACCTGGGAAACGGAATGCTCTACGCTGAGCACGACAATGAATCGGTTTCTGAATTATCCACCAGACCCGCAGAAGCCACTTGAGTTGAATTCGTTGTTGCAGCAAGAACGCGAAGAAGAGCAACAGGTCGCCTATGAACGACTCGAAATGCAGCGCAAATTAGCGCACCCAGTTGTGGTGGAGGAGCTGCTGGAAAACGGCAGTAATAATAAATTAGAAGCTGTTCAGCCACTAATGCACCCAGCACCGATTGATGACGCCGAAGATGTATTGATTGAGGAGTATATTGAAGATGAAACCGAAAGTGCGGAGCGACAGCAAATGGAAGACAACACAGCACAAAAAGATGCAAGAGTACAAATCAATGAAGTCTCGTCCAGCATGTCCGATCAGACGGAATGTGATAGCAATTCAGTGAAGCCGTTGGTGGCCCCCTTAAAACAAACTTCAAAAGTCAttgagaaaattgaaaaaattgaaattttgccaCAGAAAATAGAGTCAACGAAATTGGAGCGCTTGGTGCGCCATCCACTAATGCCACACAAGTCGTCGCCCCTGTCacattacaaaaaaaccaaaggaTCTGCAGCAATGTCTACTTCAGTTTCAGCTTCGACTTCTGCGTCTTCTGTGCCAACCACTACCAGCGTAACTAAAAAGGCAGAAGTTGCCTCTTTTGACTTCACTTCCCGTCCACCAAAGGCATGTCCGGGTCGCACCTCGCTCAAGCGCTCACAGACGCAATTCCCCAATATACCCAATGAGAATGCACGTTTTAGCGAGACCACATCTTCGCACGAGCTGAGCAAAAGACGTCGCTACAACGAATACGTGTTGGGTGCGGTAAGCAGCACGAGcaacaacaatgacaacaaTAGCACCAATAATGCGAGCAGCAGTGATAACAATAATTGTCGCAATCGACGCTGTAATAGAACTTCGTCGCCCGGTCTCCACAGAAACAGCAGCTGTGCCGCCATTGCCTTGGAGAAACGTCAACTGCGCAGCAATAGCGGTACCGTGGACTACTCGAAGCGTACTTTACGCACTCGCAACTCACTCACCAAAGACCTGAAGGCAAAAGCTGCGCTGACCACAACAATGCGACGCGTAACAACGCAATTTCTACACGACACAGCCGTCAGTCTCATGAACAGCAGGACGGCACTGGCGCAACAGCGTCAACGACGCAGTTCGGATGTAAATCACGCAGGTAGTTTGACTTTGAGTAGAAATAGCAGCGTGACGAGTAATAGCTGCAGCGGCAATAGCGTTGGACGTAGAGCGCGTGCTGAAAAGCTACTAGCAGCGAGCACTGATAATTTAGAGGCGGCCTTTTCACATGTCATCAATCTGCGTTCACGCAAAGTAGCGCATTTCGCTGTTGCTGCAGCGGCGGCAGCCGCAGCCGCAAGTCACACACAACCAACGCGCCGTTCGAAAGGCAGTGTTGTTGGTGTCGCCGGCGGTGGTAGCCCACTCATCTCCTCATCGGCGATGGTACTGCGGCGCGAACGACACAATTTACGCAGCTTGAGTACGCGCAATGCCGCAAGTGCCAGCCTAATGTCCAGCAATGGGCAACGAGAGTTTAGCTATGGAAAGACAACACGTAGCGGCGGAGGTGGCGGCCTACACGCCGCAGGCATATGCCCGTACGGCTTAGCGTCCAACGCAACACCCACGTCGAAATTGCTCAATGGAGCAGCAGGTGTGACAGTGGCGACACGGCCGCGCGCACACACACTGCTCATGGCAAAACCGACCGTGGGTGGCGGTGGGGGTGTTGCGACCGGCAGCATGGGCGTGCGTGGCGGTAATGGTGCAACGCCGATGACACAGCCGACTTCGTATGGGAAGCGTACAACGGCGCTGCGCAGTGGTGCTAACAGCGCTTGCGCCACATCAATGATGCTGACGCGTAGCGGACGAAATGGCAGAAGACTGAATCGTTAA